The Streptomyces sp. NBC_01268 genome window below encodes:
- a CDS encoding GbsR/MarR family transcriptional regulator: MTTTNEEAVSRFVERFAAELTEAGMQRMAARVFAALLASETASMTSAELAERLRISPAAVSGAIRYLSQVSMVTRERDPGTRRDRYVLHNELWYETFTRRDQILTRWEKVLKDGSEALGPDTAAGTRTAETAEFFEFLQQETLGLMDRWRARKQAQGAGTPEAP; this comes from the coding sequence ATGACGACGACCAACGAAGAGGCGGTCTCCCGCTTCGTCGAGCGCTTCGCCGCCGAGCTCACGGAGGCCGGCATGCAGCGCATGGCCGCCCGCGTCTTCGCGGCGCTGCTGGCCTCCGAGACGGCCTCGATGACCTCGGCCGAGCTGGCCGAACGGCTCCGGATCAGCCCCGCCGCGGTCTCCGGCGCGATCCGCTACCTCAGCCAGGTCAGCATGGTCACCCGGGAGCGCGACCCCGGCACCCGCCGCGACCGCTACGTCCTGCACAACGAGCTCTGGTACGAGACCTTCACCCGCCGCGACCAGATCCTCACCCGCTGGGAGAAGGTCCTCAAGGACGGCTCGGAGGCCCTCGGCCCCGACACGGCGGCCGGCACCCGGACGGCCGAGACGGCCGAGTTCTTCGAGTTCCTCCAGCAGGAGACGCTCGGCCTGATGGACCGCTGGCGGGCCCGCAAGCAGGCTCAGGGAGCCGGGACCCCCGAAGCCCCCTGA